The genomic window AAATTTGCATCTTTACTTGTTACGGTGATAAATTTTTGCGGTTCTGGCGTGGTAGACTGCCAGACTTTGTACTGAATGGTTTGTGGCGATGTTATAATTTTTATTTTAAAGGTTGCTGGTTGCAACAGGAGCGTTGTAAATGCGCTTTGATTTATCGTAGTTTGCTGCGAAGTTGATGCTGCGTTGTTTATAATTTGCTGCAAAGGATACAAAATGGTTGGAGCTGTTATATCTTTAGCGGTTGATGCTGCTGGTGTGTACTGTTCACCGTAACCGACCTGAACAGATTTGTTGTTATTTCCATAAAGCCCTAAGAGTCTATACTTTTGTAGTCTGCTGCTGTCTCCAGAAATCCATCGAGCTTTGTTAAAAATAATGCCAACAAAAAAAGGATAATTTACTTGATACAAAGTAAGCTCACATAAAATTTCATAGGAAGACTGCTTGGTAATCCATTCAGTAAAAATTGAATTGTTGGGAGCTTTATCGGCAGAAGTTGTTACAGCTTGCGTTGTTGGATTAGTTTGAGTTATCATAAGAGGCTCGTTGCTCATTTGCCAAAAACTATCAAATATTTCATCTTGAGAAGGAACCTTCCCTTTTGTTATAACTTCTTCATATTCCCAATTTCCAACGGGAAAGATATTCTTCCACGTTTGACCCTTAGGTGTGTACATAGTTCCAAGAGTAAATAATTGATCAGATGTCGAGCCATTTAAAATGTAATCATCTTGCGGTGCATCCAAGCTGATTGCTTGCTGAATATATGTATCCATTTGATTCATGATAGCTGTTTGATCTTCTGTTAATTTGCCCATATGGGTCTGGGCTGTTTTAAACATTTTAAAAATATTTTTTAATTCAGATTTTCCAGCTTTTTGTACATAGCTTTGAAAAGCGCTATTGGAAGTATTTATATTATTTTGATCTTCGGCTATAGCGCTACCCATATTTGCATACATTGAACTGATTGATTGGTTAGCCATCGACGCTCCCATTTGGCCACCAAGCATGATAGCCATATCGGCCATCATGTTTGCTTGCACTGAGGGTTGCACAAAAAATAAAGATAAAAGTAACAGTATTAACATTATTGTGCTCCTGCTTGTAGACCAGAAGTTGGAGTTATATCAGCGAGTGTTGGGATAAGGTTGGACGGTGTATATATTGAAGCATTTGCTGGGTGTTGCTGTGGACCTAAAATGTTTGGAGTGAGTGTTGCTAACGGTAAAGACACTGCTGCTGTTGCCGTTTCTTTTTTCCATGATTGCATAAGAGCCTTGCACGTACCAGCAGGTAAGTCTGTTTCATTTGGATCTTTTCCTTGCTGCGTAGCAACGACACTTTCAACAAGTGACTCCATGCATGGATCAAAAATGTTAAGCCCGAGAAGCGCTGAAAAATCACCAAAGCATGCGCTTAAAATTCTAGAAACACCTTCCCAAGAATTGAGCCAATCAGGCTGCGCGATAAGCTGTTCTTCAAAAGAATTTGCACCGCTTTGCATACATAAAAACAATTTATTTGTTGGATCACCTTGGCTACCCTTAACAACTTTGCCGTCACTGTTTTTAAAATAAGCCATTGGATGGCCGTTGATAACGCCTCCATGATTTGCAATGTCTACAATATGGTCAGGCCACATAATTTTTTTTGAGTTTTTCGATAGTGATTTTGCTAGGTGAGGAATTAATTTTAATGCTCGCATGTCATCGTAACCAAAACAAAATAAAGGTGGATCCATTTTTTGTAGCATGATGGCTTCTTTATCTGCTGCAACGTTAGCAAAACTATCTCCGTAGATAAATTGATTGAAGTCTTCTGCGATAGCAACAAAAGCTGTAAAGTGCTCCGTGTGCTTTGGATGAGGATTGTGCAAATGGCTGGTATATGTTTGATAAAAATCAAGATACGCTGCAAGCGCTGTAAGATATTTTTTCTTATACTTAACTAATTCTGGCTCTACCTGTTTTACGATGAACTGAGTGAGATCAATGCTGTAATCATTTTGAATAAGTGTTTTTCCCATGAACGATGCAAAAGTCTGAGGAATTTTTGGAATGTAAGATCTGATAGCTCCATTGAATTGGGACTCAATAATATTTATTAAATGATTGATAATGAGCGTTTTTTTATTTGCATCATACAGCTGTTCATCGTTTAAAAACTTAGGAATACTTACTTGCATTTTTCCACCCTGAGTTAAAATAGTCCCAGCGTGCTGTAGATTAAAATTTGTATAGATGCTCATGAGATAGTGATACAGCTCGTTGAGAGCGTTGATGTGAATTTTTCTAAAAAAGGGAACGAATCCTGGATTGTTTTTCATGCTTGCAATCATGATGTCAAACTTTCCAGCAACGTCTGGGTATCCAGGAAAAAGAGCAGATCCACTAGGACAGACTTGAAATGCTGTGGCTTTTGGTTTTAGGACTGTAAAATTTCCATGAGCTAAAATCGGCCAGGTTCCTGGAGGAGTCATAGCTTTAATGGTGCGATTTTGAATTCCTTGCTGAACTGTGCCATCGGCCATAACGGTCGTGAGTGGATACGTGGCGACGGTATCCATAAGACCTTTAACGCCTTGAGTATGCTCTGGAGTTAATTGAGCGGAAAGAAATAGATCTGGTTTGATTTGCAGGCTTGAAGTAGCGACGACGATCAAGAGCGTGATACAGAAATATTTCAGCTTCATGAGTTCTCTTTTTTAAGAACAAAAATCTTTTTTAAAACAAAAAATCAATGTTTTATTTTCGTTTTATTGTTACAATAAATATCATGAAAATCAAGATTTGTTTCTTAATCAAATACCATATACACGGATAAGGATTGTGCATGATTCCTCAAGGGCGATACATTGTATTATGTCTAACACTTTGCTTAGTAGCATACGTTTCAAGACGAACATATTTATATTATTTTGACACAACTCAGCCTCAAGTAACCGTAATTGGTTTTGAAGATGGCAAGGCATACGCCGGCGATGTAACAGGTTCTTTGAAAGGATCAAGTCCTTACAAAGTTTCACACATATCAATGTGGATTGATGACAGTTTGATGCATCGTGATTTTAGAATTAATAAAAAACAGTTTGATCATCCTATTTCAATTCCCGTTAAAACAATTGCAGACGGTCTACATTCGTTGAAGTTTGAAATTGTTGATGGAACAAAAAGTCAAAATAAAACATGCATTGAGCGTTCTTTTTACACCGACAATGTAGGACTACAAGCAGCACTTGTTTCGCTATCATCTGGTTATAAAGTTTCACAAGGAAGCTGCCTGCACATTCAGGTTCAAGTTAACAAACAAATTAAATCGGTAACAGCAAAAGTACTGACAGGAACATATTCATTTTTCCCAGAAAGCAAAAATTCTTTGGTGTATGAAATATTTATTCCAATTGAGTGTGAGCAAGACGCTGGAGAGTATCCATTC from Candidatus Babeliales bacterium includes these protein-coding regions:
- a CDS encoding M23 family metallopeptidase → MIPQGRYIVLCLTLCLVAYVSRRTYLYYFDTTQPQVTVIGFEDGKAYAGDVTGSLKGSSPYKVSHISMWIDDSLMHRDFRINKKQFDHPISIPVKTIADGLHSLKFEIVDGTKSQNKTCIERSFYTDNVGLQAALVSLSSGYKVSQGSCLHIQVQVNKQIKSVTAKVLTGTYSFFPESKNSLVYEIFIPIECEQDAGEYPFTVEVVDRLGSKTTLENKFQVMSVAFKRRILNVQGNKLQSELAFTQLQEQDLENALAQASADSVSEKLWSGVFEVPIVSKGITTEFGVIRTSQERGRRVHKALDLIAEPRSVIWASNNGIIVLKDRFTHSGNTVVIDHGCGVLSLYYHLLDFADISVGQRVKKGHPLGRMGMTGYASGDHLHWEIRVNNTAVEPMQWTQRWS